In Tachysurus fulvidraco isolate hzauxx_2018 chromosome 5, HZAU_PFXX_2.0, whole genome shotgun sequence, the genomic stretch tgCACAAGAACAGGTCTTTATGCTATAGGAATTGGTTAAACAGGAATATATGGTCAGTGAGAGATCTAATGGATGAACAGGGTAACATTTTAGACTATAATGCTTTTACTTTGAAACATGGCTTTGCCTGTCACCCGAAAGAGTTTTTCACTGTTGTTAATGAATACCTTCTGGAATAAAAATGCTGATGAGATGCCATCTTTCTTGAAGTTAAACCTGTGCTTCCAGCATTATATATTGGAGATATGCAATTTAAAAGTGATAGTTGTTCTAACAAATATATAAGACAGGTCATTTTAAAAACCTGTTACCCCTGtcaaattaaaagaaacaaaatagatCATATGTTTGAGAAGAATACTGTGATTTATCTTAGAGCAGCTTATTTGAAGCTTAAAACTTAACTTAAAACTTAActtcaaaattttaaatgagatttatcCTTCTTACAAATTCCTAAATCAGAAATTTAATATAGAAATTGTCCCCTGTTCCTTTTGTGAAAGCCATTCTGAAGACACGGATTATATCTTTCTCTTATGCAATTTCTCCAAACTCTTCTGGATATCAGTTCAGGACAGGTTGATAGAAAAAAAGGTGGTTGttgatagttttgttttttctttacatcatatttttttGTTGGAGTACCTCAAGACTGTTGTGCTAATTCTTTTTTGCTAAATAACATTGTAATATTagcaaattattttattcataaatgtaGGTTCTTTAATTCCCCCCCCACTACTTATTATATTCAAAACTGACTTAAAAAGTTTTTCCAAAGCCCAAAGGTCAGAGTGCTATGAAGCTGCTTTACTTATTGACATCATTCAATTTATTGTGATACTGCCTCtaatattttcctttatttaattttttttcttttacttattatttaagttcatgtaaatatatataatttcagatttctatatatttattttctttattttttctaaacaaTTTATTAGTTATATTGTGTTGAGCCTGTAACATTTatctaaaatgtaaatgtatatttgccTTTGTTGTTTAGATATTTTtgtattcaataataataataaaaaagaaaagaaaaaaaaacgaaggtGACAGATGTTTAGTTGATATAGTGAGCATACACACATGAAAGTAGACCCtttacagatttaaatgatgtattACTTTAACATGTTTGATCAAATATGACAGAGCAGTTTAAGTTTTTGAtggcatctgaaaaaaaaagcacgttTGTGCGCCGGCGGCAAATCAGACTCCAGGGAGTTAAGACAGGAAACTTGTGTTGTTTGTGCAAcaaggtaaaaagaaaaaacccccAGGAACAGAAACAGTGTGAACACAAATGTCAAGAGCTCACAACACAAACTAGTATAGTACTAGTGTATCATTACAACACGGAGAGGTTTGTCTTCATTGTGTAACTTATAAAGTTCGATTATTGTCCTCAATTATTGACTTTCACTGAAGTacgttttatgtttaatttcttcctctttctgatctcatttatatttttattcagaattattTCTTGTCATTTTTCCAGCAGGTCATTGctttatttatactgaatttGAGGAAGTAAAATTTCACCTGAGGAAAAAAACTGCAAACTGAACACATTGAACACTGATCCTGTTACTTGTCtgttaaaaacacagaaatacttTACTTCAGTTTGTTAATTCAATGAAGAGAAAAAGTCGTATTTTACCTTCTGTCCTTTTagcagtgctctctctctctccctctctctctctctctctctctctctctctctctctctctctctctctctctctctctctctcttttcttcttcttcgtctgtACTCTTCTGTTTCTACACCACGCCTTTATCTTTTGTTCTGAAAGAATGTGTACAGTCTCATGTTCTGCCTCGGGTTAAAGCACAGACACGACACTGAAAGTAAAAACTAAAACTGGATACAGGAACTGGAGCTCCAGAGAGAGAATCCCAGAAAcctgctgttgtttttcttaCAGCTGACTGCACAGTTTCTGGCaggaagtgaaagtgacgtgacatacagctaagtaacATGATCcctactcagaattcgttctctgcatttaacccatacaaagtgcacacacacagcagtgaacacaccccCGGAGCAGTGGTcagccatttatgttgcggcgcccggggagcgcCCTGCTCTGAGGTTTTGTGATGATTTAACCCTTCACTAAGGCGCCAAATGTGCACAGTGTGAAACGACAAGCTGTTAGAACATTAAAATGGTGACAGAAAACCAGACAATTGTAACAGAGAGGAGTATGGCATGTCTGATTCAGTGAGTTTCAGAGTCTCAGGAGaaactgttaaatgtttgttACAGTGCTGAAGCCATTAAAGAGTTTTTAAGAACcacaaaaaaatattcttaCTGAAACAAACAATTTGTTCACAATGTGAAGCATTTTAGAAGagaagttgtttttatttagcaggAAATTATTAGACTAAAAAAACTGATAGCTAAAGTCAAAAGGGAAAACTCTGATAAAGACTGAtaaagtgtgtggtgttttttatttttttggacattCAGAGAAGAATCgtaacatttcattttcaaacaGTGATTCCCTGATATGGAGAGATTTTATGagtcttaagcactattcggacaggactagtttgacgtggggggtaaagtaattattaccagagattctcggtgattttagtcccgtctgAATGCACCATCttggtaatcattacggacaatgtcagtaaagattacggcgacttttaccttctgtaaaaaggtccggaaaaattacctcaggtaatactgatcccgtccgaatcgacccgctgtaaatatgtacggtaaaattccgtcatttcctgtttaaaagtagtttttggcgcgtttttcaagcatggaggcgccaagttgtctgttgtgcaaacgtgataacaggaagtaacgtcatacgcacatgacgacaaggaggttactgtggtgcgtaaagtgagttacccctcccccttctgctagttttactgagatgtcttgtcccgtgcgaattggccaattaatattacagacgtcctgaggtaaaattgcattactccacgtccccacgtagaactaatcccgtccgaataagGCTTTATTCTACAAAAAATTAGTGCCGTTGGTTGTGATCGCACTTTGTTTTTAATGGACCcaagtgttttaaatgtttctaacatgtctaatttttataaaagtgttttttaagcATGGACCCTCTTTGAGCATGAATCCCAAGGCCCCGCTGTCTCACTATATTGGCTCCTAGAAGAGCCtttaaaagcaaaagaaataaaagaaagctgGATGGGAGGAAAGATATGTTGTGGAGGGAAAGCTGGGGGTTTTAGATGACATTAAGCCGGCATGGAGAGTGTTTTATAAATTGCCACTTTCACAAAATTTTACATGGAGCAGTGAGGGGTCAATGTTTTAATCTCAAAGTTAAATCCAGATGTTTTAAGGACGTCCCTGttgtacagaaacagaaactgtttttcactgtttattaaaatgcaaaagacaTAACCCTCTGTTTGAGCtggtaaaacatttttttgtgaaagcAGGAGCActtttatgttgaaatggtgttatgcaaattgtatctgttttattgatgatgatgatgatgatgatgatgatgatgatgatgatgatgatgatgatgagctaattttAACAGCCTTTTACACTAAAagcaactttaaaaaaaacattgtattatgacttattgattatttaataaagctgagtcaaataatatctctctctctctctctctctctctctctctctctctctctctccccctctctttctcttctgaaTTTTAtgcagcactgacactggaacAGCACAATtacaacaattacacacatttttttaatctgtttatgtgACCTGTCTGTTGTAGACAATTCAGAAacaagctgttgctatggaaacgataaggtatcagagtgagtacattaatataaacctgatctacagtcagagctgctgttagagagaattaatcaacacctgaacaccaatcagagtccagaactcagcagcgtcatgttagatatttattctttttattttgttcaagatttgataacagaaataaagtttatttctaaaataaatatgcacAGCTGTTTATGTGAGAAAATCAACTCAAAAGATTACAAATTATGTTAATTAAACATCTTTAttttagtgtgtatagtgtgtgtgatgtgtatagtgtgtgatgtgtatagtgtgtgtgatgtgtatagtgtgtgtgatgtgtatagtgtgtatagtgtgtgtgatgtgcgtgatgtgtatagtgtgtgatgtgtatagtgtgcgtggtggtgagtgtgtgtataggtgtgtgtgtggtgtgggatgtgtgtagtggtgagtggtgtgtgtgtgtgatgtgtgtgtgtgtgtgatgaaggctTTCAGTGTccttgattgtgtgtgttttctggtcAGTAGGATTGTGTTATtgagttacagtgttagtgaacagtttttatatttattccttcTCTGTGGTCTGGTTACATTTTCTCGCTGTATGCCGGAGGATTTTCCCCGGGTGCTGTAGCCATGGCGATGCCGTGCATCGTATTGACCTCCTGtgaaaacaacaataatcaataaatcattaaaagcTTGCTTGAATTGTTCTAAGCTTCGATCAATAATGAGATAAAGAGTAAATAATCAAttttaaagataataataattgttgttgttgatcctacagtgttagagataaatataaatataaaatataacatgattTCCAGTAGATTAAATAGtttatgttgtatattttatGATAAACTCTTCTGAACTTTATACACAAACTCTAAACCTCCCTCCAGaaccttttgtttttgctgcaaaaaaaaatttgttgtcAAGCAGAACCCTAGATGATAAAAGCTGTTACTACGGCAACCGGTAAACCGGGAAACAGCTACTGACAAATTAAGTGCAGCGACAGGAGACATCCAAGactttatattgttttgtgggcgtggctaaagGTAGAATGTTCCGGGAAAGCACTGGATTATTTACATctgatttgtcatttttttgtcaAGATTATTTCTCAATTTGGGGCAAAAAGGTTTCAGAATCTTATGGTGGGTTTCAGCTGTGGGTTTCTCTTACCTGCTGAGTGTGATGAGGTGGGAAAGGGTTGTTCACAGGAGCACTAGGAGCAAAACTCTCAGGGTACGGAACCACGCTGATGATGTTcaactgtaccacacacacacacacacacacacacacacacacacacacacacacacacacacacacacacacacaaactttaaagCTACACAATAACACTGTATAAACTACACAACATGGTTACCGTAGTTACACTCCAAATGGTTCCCTACAGAATCTGATCCTCACTAAATAGAAAGCAGACTTTAGTTAATGTTGCACTCCAACTCCCAGAATTCCTCACAACCTCATGACAGGGCACCAGAACTGTTGATGTTCTTACAAGGTTTCTTGGGGAGAATTTCTTCCTCTCACATCTGGAGATCTGAACCTACACCTGAACTGTCCACATGTGGTGTTGATAGAAATAaagctgaactgaactgaagtgATTATCTGTGGAGCTGAAGGTGACCTCTGACTTGATCAGCTGACCTGCTATTCCACTGTAGGCTGTTTCACCTGCTGGATCTGAAGTAGCTTGGAGTTGAGCTCCAGCTAGCAGCAGCATCATGCATTCAGGTATCAAGGGGAATAAAGTGAAAGGTCAGAAagatgaaatgcttttcttcttctttatactCACGCTCGGTTCACTGGTGCAGGTGGCTTTGCAGGCGAAGGCTGAAAGTGCGATAGAGATGCAGAACTGGAGCAGAGCGAAAACCATCAGAACTCCAGTTATTCCCTCCCTCATGCCCTGAAATAAACATCACCATCACGGCAAAAAGTTCTTCCAATTCACATCACTTcttctattctttctttcttagtaACTATTTTTTTCGTATTACAAAATTcctaaaatatatttcacaattaccaaagtttatatattttttatccttaCACACCTCATGATCAAataagaacaaacaaataaatcaaacctcTTTGGCGTAGATGTAGTTAATGTAACTGTCCGATTCGCCAGTGAAGCAGTATCCATGTCTCCAAAAATACAGAGCCATGAACAGGAAGATGATGGTGCTTCCTGCAGAAAGCGTGCTAAACATATTCAGTATCATTGTGGCCGTCACCTGAgagaaaaaagcaataaataaatcaatcaatgaatgaattaaatttgCACAGACTCATGCTGTCACGGTCAGCGCATCTGCCCCGCCTCCCAACCGGCAACAAAGAGAATTGTCTCCGGAATATTACTGTAGGTGCTTCCGGACTGGTTTCTGATTGCCTGCCCTGACCCTTTTGCCTGTCTTCTCGGGGCTGATTTTGCCTGCTCTACGACCTTGTGTTTACTGTTGctgaccctgcctgtctgttgtGAGGTTGCATTAaaacgctgcaaatggatcaccaGCCTTATGACTCCTcattacacatactgtacacgctTTAGTCTGTTAGAATGTTTCCACTGAcagctttgtttctttgtttgttttgtcaaaACTAGAAAATTAAACTATAAAGAGATTGTAGgaaaatttttgtattttattatgatttatgcaaatatagactaattattgtgttttttattatttaaatattaattaatttgtttgtttgtttgtttactgaaaCATTCTGTCTCTGTGGAAATTGTGTGTTGTCTTATGTACAATTCTTTACTGTTTACCTTTAAACCCATGTTTGAATCtgtcattattttttgttttctggtttCGTTTGTCattctgtattgtttgtgttcatgtcagTGTTTGTTACAGTGACATTTAGAAGCAAAACTATATCATCagataaaagaaacagaaatcatGACGTACCACACAGGAGTTTAACTTGTTGCTCGCAGAAACAGCCAGAGAGCCGGCGGTGATGGGCTGCGAATACgggaaaaacattttattttaaacataaataataccattttatatatttttatatttatgtcattAAAACTGAAGAACACTAACAAACACCGGGCTCCAGAAGATCATTCCGGAGAAAATGCCGATGGACTCATAGTAGGTCGCCAACACGATACCGAACAATAACGTCAACAAACCTATCATTATCTGGACAGTCTgaggttaaaacacacacacacacacacacacacacacacacacacacacacacacacacacacacacacacacacacacaaacacacttgtactttataaaatctgtaaaatctTTTTAATGAATACTGTTGTGTgtctactgtacataaacacaaaaaatctaCAACTATTACCACAAGTACAGGTACAACTACCACTAATACTGTAACTACACATCTACCACTATAACTACACAACTACTACTATAAGAGCTattgttttgtgattgtgtttgtttgtgtaattgtgtgtgattgtattattgtgttattgtgtaactCACCCCCAGAGCTTTGGGTTCTCCTTTCAGGAACTTGCTCAGTGGGCCGAGTGTCTGAGTGGAATTTTGTTCTTCTGAGGGAATAACTTGAGTGACGACGGTGTAGCCGCGTCCCACATTAGTGAAAGGTACAGGAGCGCTGGCCATCTTTACACCACAAAGTCTGACCTTTTAAtctgacaacaaaaaaaactttcacaacCAGACAGAAGGAAACACAGGAGTTTTAATAACACTTATTGATCCCGAGGTGTTTATTCTCTGCTTGAGCGTGAACACGTGGACTCGACTTTCAAGAAACTCGTAACAACTCTCGAAGGTCCGTCTGATCAGAAACTTCCAGAACCAAATTCATCCAGAAACATCAAGAAAGTTCTAAAGTTTTCAGAGCAGATTATCTTCTCCTTTTCCagaaatgtgtttcttttttagaGAAGACAAAGAGTAAATAGAGGAGTATGCTAATGTTAGCCTTGTGCTGTCGTAAGCAATGAGTCTTCAGGTGAAATTACATCCTGACACATATACATTagtattattacagttttttacaaTGGCTATGACaatttttcaatacatttaacaagtttcctaaactcttaacacaccaacacacctaaaacacacaattggCAAAATGGAtctccttatatgtgtcaggtctgtccttatatgtgtcaggtctgtcatatgtgtcaagtctgcccttatatgtgtcaggtctgtccttatatgtgtcaggtctgtccttatatgtgtcaggtctgcccttatatgtgtcaggtctgtcatatgtgtcaggtctatcatatgtgtcaggtctgcccttatatgtgtcaggtctgtcatatgtgtcaggtcattttgtatcaaagcaacaagaaatgtgttaattgtaTAGCCTACAAAGACGGATGATAAGAGTttaggaaacttgttaaatgtattgaaaaaactgtcatagccattgtaaaaaaacgtattattattattattattattattattattattattattattattattattattattattattatttttattatcattactactaTCACTACTGTTTTTTATAAGTGTAAAAGTGTAACATGTAAAAGTATgttaaagcaaattaaaaaaagaattttatcTGTATTATAATCTATATTAATCTGTTTTATTATCTGTATTATAATCTGTATTATAATCTGAATCCcgaatatatttttactttttctggTTCTTCTTCAATCCTCTGTTCTTTAGTAAAATCTTCACAGCTGCAGTTTTTACTGTTATAGAGGAAACTTGTCTTCTTTGtgtaacagagtaaaaaaacaGGAATTTTAAAATACTGTATTCCTACTTTGAGGAAGTAAAATTTCACCCGAGGAAAAACCGCTAActgaacacattacacactgatcctgttacttgtctgttaaaaacacagaaatacttTACTTCAGTTTGTTAATTCAATAAAGAGAAAAAGTCGTATTTTACCTTCTGTCCTTTTaacagtgctctctctctctgtctctctctctctctctctctctctctctttctctctctctctctctctctctctctgtgtctctcttttcttcttcttcgtctgtACTCTTCTGTTTCTACACCACGCCTTTATCTTTTGTTCTGAAAGAATGTGTACAGTCTCATATTCTGCCTCGGGTTAAAGCACAGACACGACACTGAAAGTAAAAACTAAAACTGGATACAGGAACTGGAGCACCAGAGAGAGAATCCCAGAAAcctgctgttgtttttcttaCAGCTCACTGCACAGTTTCTGGCaggaagtgaaagtgacgtgacatacagctaagtaacATGATCcctactcagaattcgttctctgcatttaacccatacaaagtgcacacacacaggagtgaacacacacccggagcagtggtcAGCCATTTATGTTGCAGCCCCCGGGGAGCAGCGCTGCCTAGATATATGACATGGAGTAACCTTTACACAGCTCCAGCAACAAGATAcccaacaacaataaaaaatgggTGTGAGCAGCGATTCGTGGGGCCAAGCACCAAGGGTGCAGCATTAGTTTCCTGAGCAGGTGATAATTAAATGATCGTATCTTCATCACTGAACATACATGTGATCTCAGGGATGTTTGCAGTGGAACGTCACAACATGATATGACGCTATTAGATTCACCATCATGGTAGTAAGCAGCACAACACGTTAGCATCATGAATATCTTTGACATCAAGCTGATCAAATTTGTTCTAGCTCCTAAACTcctaaaatgaaacaaaaccctGCAGAAGGAGAATTGAAACAACACGGTTATGAAACCTGCTCTGAGGTTTTGTGATGATTTAACCCTTCACTACGGTGCCAAATGTGCACAGTGTGAAATGACGAGCTGTTAGAACATTTGAGCTCGATGTTTAGCAACAGATATGCTATCAGAAAcgaaataaaaattgttttaaattgtgaagaaataaaagaaagctgGATGGGAGGAAAGATATGTTGTGGAGGGAAAGCTGGGGGTTTTAGATGACATTAAGCCGGCATGGAGAGTGTTTTATAAATTGCCACTTTCACAAAATTTTACATGGAGCAGTGAGGGGTCAATGTTTTAATCTCAAAGTTAAATCCAGATGTTTTAAGGACGTCCCTTttgtacagaaacagaaactttCTGCAAAAGACATAACCCTCTGTGTGAGCtggtaaaaacattttttagtgAAAGCAGGAGTCAaattagatttaattttttttaaagcaatgaatgatttgagcacttttatgttgaaatggtgttatgcaaattgtatctgttttattgatgatgatgatgatgatgatgatgagctaattttAACAACTTTTACACTAAaagcaatgtaaaaaaaaacattgtattataacttattgattatttaataaagctgagtcaaataaaatctctctctctctctctctctctctctctctctctctctctctctctctctctctctctctctctctcttctgaatGTTATGCAGCATTGACACTGGAAaccttcaccatatcaacaattgCACACcctttttttatctgtttatgtgACCTGTCTGTTGTAGACAATTCAGAAAacagctgttgctatggaaacaataaggTATCAGAgtgagtacattaatataaacagtcagagctgctgttagagagaattaatcaacacctgaacaccagtcagagtccagaactcagcagtgtcatgttagatatttattctttttattttgtttaagattagagaacaaaaataaagtttatttctaaattaaatCTGCACAACTGTTTATGTAAGAAATTCAACTCAAAAGATGACAAATTATGttaaacatctttattttttggaaGTTTTGAGTAAAAAAGAGCTAGGAGCAGAaattgtgtatagtgtgtgtatagtgtgtgtgatgtgtatagtgtgtgtgatgtgtatagtgtgagtgatgtgtatagtgtgagtgatgtgtatagtgtgtgtgatgtgtatagtgtgagtgatgtgtatagtgtgagtgatgtgtatagtgtgtgtgatgtgtatagtgtgtgtgatgtgtatagtgtgagtgatgtgtatagtgtgagtgatgtgtatagtgtgtgtgatgtgtatagtgtgtgtgatgtgtatagtgtgagtgatgtgtatagtgtgagtgatgtgtatagtgtgtgtgatgtgtatagtgtgagtgatgtgtatagtgtgagtgatgtgtatagtgtgtgtgatgtgtatagtgtgagtgatgtgtatagtgtgagtgatgtgtatagtgtgagtgatgtgtatagtgtgagtgatgtgtatagtgtgtgtgatgtgtatagtgtgagtgatgtgtatagtgtgtgtgatgtgtatagtgtgtgtgatgtgtatagtgtgtgtgatgtgtatagtgtgagtgatgtgtatagtgtgtgtgatgtgtatagtgtgtgtgatgtgtatag encodes the following:
- the LOC113638719 gene encoding membrane-spanning 4-domains subfamily A member 4A-like is translated as MASAPVPFTNVGRGYTVVTQVIPSEEQNSTQTLGPLSKFLKGEPKALGTVQIMIGLLTLLFGIVLATYYESIGIFSGMIFWSPVFPITAGSLAVSASNKLNSCVVTATMILNMFSTLSAGSTIIFLFMALYFWRHGYCFTGESDSYINYIYAKEGMREGITGVLMVFALLQFCISIALSAFACKATCTSEPSLNIISVVPYPESFAPSAPVNNPFPPHHTQQEVNTMHGIAMATAPGENPPAYSEKM